One genomic window of Gossypium hirsutum isolate 1008001.06 chromosome D11, Gossypium_hirsutum_v2.1, whole genome shotgun sequence includes the following:
- the LOC121223151 gene encoding uncharacterized protein → MDDIRGVEKILRSLDSRFDYIVVAIEESKDLSTMTIDELTGSLQAHEEILNKKKKEVDLDQALQSKLSLNEKKGDFKNQRGRDRGRERGRNFRGRGSNARERGEDASTENGWKETNQSQNFRGSQRGHRRGNQRGRGRGYFECYHCRKPGYLASECWYKKEEKNEGNIVQNNQEQKQETLLLVSHGGEIDDVWYIDSGASNHMTGNKNLFSKFFESDCGEVKVADGKAYKVSGVSELEFKTKQ, encoded by the coding sequence ATGGATGATATTCGTGGTGTTGAGAAAATCCTCCGTTCTTTAGATTCCAGATTTGACTACATTGTGGTAGCCATTGAAGAATCAAAGGACTTGAGTACTATGACTATTGATGAACTCACAGGTTCGTTGCAAGCCCATGAAGAAATattaaacaagaagaagaaggaagtAGATCTAGATCAAGCACTCCAGTCAAAGTTGTCTCTAAATGAAAAGAAGGgggattttaaaaatcaaagaggGAGAGATCGTGGCCGTGAAAGAGGAAGAAATTTTAGAGGAAGAGGCTCAAATGCTCGTGAAAGAGGTGAAGATGCAAGCACGGAGAATGGATGGAAAGAAACCAACCAAAGTCAGAATTTTAGAGGATCACAAAGAGGACATAGACGTGGAAATCAAAGAGGAAGAGGTCGTGGCTATTTTGAATGTTATCATTGTCGAAAACCTGGTTATTTGGCAAGTGAATGCTGGtataagaaagaagagaaaaatgaaggTAATATAGTACAAAATAATCAAGAGCAAAAGCAAGAAACTTTGTTGCTCGTGTCTCATGGTGGAGAGATTGATGATGTCTGGTACATAGACAGTGGTGCTAGCAATCATATGACAggtaacaaaaatttattttcgaagtTCTTTGAATCTGATTGTGGAGAAGTAAAAGTAGCAGATGGCAAAGCTTACAAAGTTAGCGGTGTTAGTGAGTTGGAGTTCAAAACAAAGCAATGA